CACGCAGGTGAGCAGCAGGACCTGGCGGTCCGAGTACTGCTCGCGCTCCTCGGGCCTGACGAGTCCCACGTCGGCTGCGCGCGACCAGATCCGCTCGACGTCCATGCCTCGCCCGTCGTCCGACACGCGGATGCGGACCTGATCGCGCTCTCTCGTGGCTTCGAGCTCGACCGTGGCACGCGCCGGCTTGCCGGCCGCCCTGCGGTCATCGGGGCGCTCCACGCCGTGATCGAGGCAGTTGCGCAGCAGGTGGACGATCGGGTCGCCGATCTCGTCGAGCACCGTGCGGTCGAGCTCGATGTCGGTCCCGGCCATCTCGAATGCGACGTCCTTGCCGAGGTCGCGCGCCAGGTCACGCACCATCCGCGGGAAGCGGTTGAAGATGTTGCCGACGGGCACCATGCGCGTCTGCATGACCTCGTGCTGCAGCTCGGACGTCAGGCGATGCAGGTCCTCCACGGTCTCCGCGAGCTCGCGGTCCCCGGACAGCCCGGCATGCCGCTCCATACGCGCCCGGAGGATGACCAGCTCGCCGACGAGGTCGACGAGCGTGTCCAGGTGGCCGATCGAGACGCGCACGGTCTGGCTCTCCCCGAGCTTCGTGACCGCGCGCCGCACCCTGCGCTCGGGCTCCGCCGCGGCCCCCGCCGCGTCCGGGACGGTCTCGGCCACCGCCGGCTCGTCCTCCGCGATCGGCTCGACGGCGACGGCGACGACCTCGCTGACCTGGGCGACCACGTCTCGTACCGCCGAGTCGGGCTCGGCGCTCTCGAGCACGACCTCGAACGAATCGCCGAACTGCTCGTCCTCGAGGTCCTGCGCCGAGGGCACCGTGTCGACCACGGTCCCCATGTGGCTCAGACGCTTCAGGACCATGTAGGCGCGGACCGACCTGAGCGCGCACGCTTGGTCCAGCGTCACCGCGACACGCACGCGGCGCGCCGCGCCGGCGGTCACGCCGACCGCCGCGGGCCCGACCGCGCCCTCGCGCGCATCGCCGCCTGCATCCCCGGCGGCACCCGGCGACGCGGCCTCGACGAGCTCGGCGACCATACCTGACACATCGTGCGCCGCGGCCCCCTCGGACTCCTCGGCTATGAGCGCCTTGACCTCGTCGATCGCACGCAGGAGCAGGTCGATGAGCGTCGAGTCGACGGCGCGCTCCCTGCGCCGCACGCACTCCATCAGGGATTCCATCTTGTGCGTCAGGTCGGCGGTCGCCTCGTAGGCCATCGCGCCCGCCATGCCCTTGAGGCTGTGCGCGCCGCGGAAGATCGTCTCCACCGGCCCGGTGGCGCCGGGATCGGACTCGAGCTCGAGAAGACCCGCGACCATCGCATCGAGGTACTCAGCGCTCTCCGAGAGGAACACCTCGCGGTAGGCTGCCATGTCGTCAGCCATGGCTCACCCCCTCGCACGGATCGCGCGACGGATCTCGGCGGCCACGCCACCGAGCGGCACGACGTGCTTGGCCGCGCCCTGCCGAACAGCGGCGCCCGGCATCCCCCACACGACGCTCGTGGCCTCGTCCTGGGCGATCGTCTCGCCGCCTGCGGCCTTCACCGACGACAGCCCCGCAGCGCCGTCAGCGCCCATCCCGGTCAGCACGACGCCCACGGACTCGCTGCCCATGAGCTTCGCGACACTGTGGAACATCGGATCTGCGGCGGGCTTGACACCGTGGATGGACGGACCCTCGTCAAAGGAGACGCGGAGGTCGCCGCCGGCCGTCCTCGATACGAAGAGGT
This portion of the Actinomycetota bacterium genome encodes:
- a CDS encoding chemotaxis protein CheA is translated as MADDMAAYREVFLSESAEYLDAMVAGLLELESDPGATGPVETIFRGAHSLKGMAGAMAYEATADLTHKMESLMECVRRRERAVDSTLIDLLLRAIDEVKALIAEESEGAAAHDVSGMVAELVEAASPGAAGDAGGDAREGAVGPAAVGVTAGAARRVRVAVTLDQACALRSVRAYMVLKRLSHMGTVVDTVPSAQDLEDEQFGDSFEVVLESAEPDSAVRDVVAQVSEVVAVAVEPIAEDEPAVAETVPDAAGAAAEPERRVRRAVTKLGESQTVRVSIGHLDTLVDLVGELVILRARMERHAGLSGDRELAETVEDLHRLTSELQHEVMQTRMVPVGNIFNRFPRMVRDLARDLGKDVAFEMAGTDIELDRTVLDEIGDPIVHLLRNCLDHGVERPDDRRAAGKPARATVELEATRERDQVRIRVSDDGRGMDVERIWSRAADVGLVRPEEREQYSDRQVLLLTCVPGFSTAERATKVSGRGVGMDVVKGKIEYLGGALEIASTAGRGTSFTLSLPLTLAIVQALLVGIGDQVYAVPLSAVGEVYSPDDVRIETVDARPVLVLRDGEVVPLHHLGVLLGDGSDPLRLPGSGEHIVLLTHGGQSFGLVTESLVGRQEIVIKPLSRIFRNVRGLGGATLLGDGRVVLILDPRTLDPSREGAS